In one window of Solanum pennellii chromosome 2, SPENNV200 DNA:
- the LOC107010656 gene encoding LOW QUALITY PROTEIN: cell number regulator 2 (The sequence of the model RefSeq protein was modified relative to this genomic sequence to represent the inferred CDS: inserted 2 bases in 1 codon; substituted 1 base at 1 genomic stop codon) — protein sequence MYPTVGYNLGPMKQPYVPPHYVSAPGTTTARWSTGLCHCFDDPANCLVTSVCPCITFGQISEILNKGTTSCGSRGALYCLLGLTGLPSLYSCFYRSKMRGQYDLEEAPCVDCLVHVFCEPCALCQEYRELKNRGFDMGIGWQANMDRQSRGVTMPPYHAGMTSFGNSSRCSSSAFTNIQTTXGGVYILRQISQIDERFQPSXYPRKLRIGQDLYDNFSSIDIRVLQSQQTSSQYLHVRILRSN from the exons ATGTATCCAACGGTAGGATATAATCTAGGTCCAATGAAACAACCTTATGTTCCTCCTCACTATGTATCTGCCCCCGGCACCACCACGGCGCGGTGGTCAACTGGTCTTTGTCACTGTTTTGATGACCCTGCTAACTGTTTAGTTACTAGTGTTTGCCCTTGTATCACCTTTGGACAGATTTCTGAAATACTAAACAAAGGAACAACtt CATGTGGGAGTAGAGGTGCATTATATTGTTTGCTGGGACTGACAGGATTGCCTAGCCTATATTCCTGCTTCTACAGGTCTAAAATGAGGGGGCAATATGATCTGGAAGAGGCACCTTGTGTTGATTGTCTTGTACATGTATTCTGTGAACCTTGTGCTCTTTGCCAAGAATACAGAGAGCTTAAGAACCGTGGCTTTGATATGGGAATAG GGTGGCAAGCTAATATGGATAGACAAAGCCGGGGAGTTACCATGCCCCCTTATCATGCAGGCATGACCAG CTTTGGCAACTCTTCCAGATGTTCATCTTCTGCATTCACGAATATACAGACTAC TGGGGGTGTTTATATTCTTCGCCAAATATCTCAAATTGATGAAAGATTTCAGCCATCATGATATCCAAGAAAACTTAGGATCGGACAAGACCTTTATGACAATTTCTCTTCGATTGACATTAGGGTTTTGCAATCACAGCAAACCTCAAGTCAGTACTTGCATGTCAGGATACTCCGGAGCAATTAA
- the LOC107011992 gene encoding protein DETOXIFICATION 48-like, which translates to MALPASTPLLMDPSIPMLKPIRAGTSTTNPDEQDQTHQRLTGSEVMEEVKLLYSIAFPIIAAGLLVYGKSMISMLFMGRLGKEALAGGSLSIGIANITGYSVLSGLAMGMEAISSQACGAKQWSLMGQTLQRTILILLFSSIPISLLWIKIEPLLLFCGQDPTISSIASTYLSFCLPDLFFQSIINPLKIYLRTQNVTFPVTFSAAFSLALHAPINYFLIYHLGLGIKGVAMAVVIADFNLLGVLFLYVSFSGVHRKSWQGWSAKCFEGWKPILILAIPSCISVCLEWWWYELMILLSGVLFNAAEAVSTMGILLQATSLAYIFPSALSLAVSTRVGNELGANRPNKAKTSCHVAIMCATVTSLLLMICMTTFRNAWGNAFTDDESICWLTAAAMPVVGLCELGNCPQTTGCGALRGSARPALAVHINFGSFYGVGLPLAIVLGFVMKMGVLGLCFGLLAAQGVCACLMVFVLSRTDWMIQAQRAKELIGVDVENQTISIKSLLC; encoded by the exons ATGGCTCTACCGGCTTCAACGCCTCTGCTGATGGATCCCAGTATTCCGATGTTGAAACCAATTCGTGCAGGTACAAGTACAACGAATCCGGATGAACAAGATCAAACTCATCAACGACTAACCGGTTCCGAG GTTATGGAGGAGGTGAAGTTGCTATATTCAATAGCTTTTCCCATCATTGCTGCTGGATTGCTTGTGTATGGAAAATCAATGATATCAATGTTGTTTATGGGAAGATTAGGTAAAGAAGCACTTGCTGGTGGATCATTATCTATTGGCATAGCTAATATCACTGGCTACTCTGTTCTGTCTGGCCTAGCTATGGGTATGGAGGCTATATCTTCTCAAGCTTGTGGTGCTAAACAATGGTCTCTTATGGGTCAAACGCTACAACGCACAATCTTGATTCTGTTATTTTCATCCATCCCCATTTCTCTCTTGTGGATAAAGATTGAACCTTTACTCCTTTTCTGTGGCCAAGATCCAACCATTTCATCAATTGCTTCTACTTATCTGTCCTTTTGTCTCCCTGATCTTTTCTTTCAATCCATTATCAATCCTCTCAAAATCTACTTGAGAACTCAGAATGTCACTTTCCCTGTTACTTTTAGTGCTGCTTTTTCACTTGCCCTGCATGCACCTATCAACTATTTCCTTATCTATCACCTTGGCCTTGGTATTAAAGGTGTTGCTATGGCTGTGGTGATAGCTGATTTCAATCTCCTTGgtgttctttttctttatgttaGTTTTTCTGGTGTTCATAGAAAATCTTGGCAAGGTTGGTCAGCTAAATGCTTTGAAGGGTGGAAACCAATTTTGATTCTTGCTATCCCTAGCTGTATTTCTGTATGCTTGGAGTGGTGGTGGTATGAGTTGATGATTTTGTTATCAGGGGTTCTTTTTAATGCTGCAGAGGCTGTGTCTACTATGGGAATTCTCTTGCAGGCAACTTCACTTGCTTATATATTTCCATCAGCATTAAGTTTAGCTGTTTCAACAAGAGTTGGAAATGAGTTGGGAGCTAATAGGCCTAATAAAGCCAAGACTTCATGTCATGTAGCAATTATGTGTGCTACAGTTACAAGCTTATTACTAATGATATGTATGACAACATTTAGAAATGCTTGGGGCAATGCTTTTACAGACGACGAGTCGATTTGTTGGCTGACAGCAGCAGCAATGCCGGTGGTGGGGTTGTGTGAATTGGGCAACTGCCCACAGACCACCGGTTGTGGTGCTTTGAGGGGCAGTGCAAGGCCAGCTTTGGCTGTTCATATAAACTTTGGATCTTTCTATGGTGTTGGGTTGCCTCTAGCTATTGTATTGGGCTTTGTTATGAAGATGGGGGTGTTGGGCCTTTGCTTTGGCCTCTTGGCTGCTCAAGGTGTTTGTGCATGTCTCATGGTTTTTGTGTTGAGTAGAACTGATTGGATGATACAAGCCCAGAGAGCCAAAGAGTTGATTGGTGTTGATGTGGAGAATCAAActatatcaattaaatcattactGTGCTAG
- the LOC107011993 gene encoding eukaryotic initiation factor 4A-3, translated as MEPNEPPLSTSPSSFNSSQQRHFYLAVDRLQFKMETLVDLLGMAGRLWSIPIVVSCSTRDELDAVFSALSSISHITIAALYSDLPEAERARVLASFRQATMRWIKQDTGETEKKEEKCHLIVVTDVCLPLVNSGESPINARILINYELPTKKETYMRRMATCLAADGIVINMVVGGEVVTLKSIEESSGLLIAEMPINIFEIL; from the exons ATGGAGCCCAATGAACCTCCACTATCGACTTCTCCATCAAGCTTCAATTCCAGCCAGCAACGTCATTTTTACCTCGCCGTCGATAGACTTCAGTTCAAAATG GAGACTTTGGTGGATCTATTGGGCATGGCTGGCCGGCTTTGGTCCATACCTATTGTAGTTAGCTGCAGCACACGTGACGAGCTCGACGCTGTCTTCTCCGCTCTTTCTAGTATCTCACATATTACAATCGCCGCTCTG TACAGTGATCTTCCTGAAGCAGAACGTGCAAGAGTTTTAGCTAGTTTTCGTCAAGCTACAATGAGGTGGATCAAGCAGGATACAGGGGAAACTgagaaaaaagaggagaagTGTCATTTGATAGTTGTCACGGATGTTTGCCTTCCCCTCGTTAACTCTGGGGAGTCACCTATTAATGCTCGTATCTTGATTAATTATGAGCTACCAACAAAGAAG GAAACATATATGAGGCGCATGGCTACTTGCTTGGCAGCAG ATGGAATCGTGATCAACATGGTTGTCGGAGGCGAAGTTGTTACTCTCAAAAGCATTGAAGAAAGTAGTGGCCTTCTCATAGCAGAAATGCCCATTAAT ATTTTTGAGATACTGTGA